From the Pyrinomonadaceae bacterium genome, one window contains:
- the infA gene encoding translation initiation factor IF-1, whose protein sequence is MAKEEAIEVMAKVLETLPNAMFRVELEDNQHQVLAHISGKMRKHFIRILPGDRVLVELSPYDLNRGRITYRYK, encoded by the coding sequence ATGGCGAAGGAAGAAGCGATAGAGGTCATGGCCAAGGTTTTGGAAACTCTGCCGAATGCCATGTTTCGCGTCGAACTTGAAGACAATCAGCATCAGGTGCTCGCGCACATTTCGGGAAAGATGCGCAAACACTTCATCAGAATTCTTCCCGGTGATCGAGTTTTAGTTGAGTTATCTCCCTACGATCTTAATCGGGGACGCATTACGTATCGTTACAAGTGA
- the rpmJ gene encoding 50S ribosomal protein L36 codes for MKVRASVRKICDKCKVIHRKGVVRVICTNPKHKQRQK; via the coding sequence ATGAAAGTTCGAGCTTCCGTCAGAAAAATTTGTGATAAGTGCAAGGTCATCCACCGCAAGGGCGTGGTCCGGGTGATTTGCACCAATCCGAAGCACAAGCAGAGACAGAAATAG
- the rpsM gene encoding 30S ribosomal protein S13: MARVAGVDLPPNKRAEIGLTYIYGIGRSRSASILTEAQINLDTRVRDLSEEELSRIRAILEAQGEIEGDLRKRIQMDIKRLMDIGAYRGLRHRRGLPVRGQRTHTNARTRKGPRRATVAKKKAPGKK, from the coding sequence ATGGCTCGTGTAGCAGGTGTAGATCTTCCGCCGAATAAGCGCGCCGAGATCGGTCTTACCTACATTTATGGTATTGGCCGATCGCGCTCCGCGTCGATTCTGACCGAGGCGCAAATCAATCTCGACACGCGCGTCCGTGACTTGAGCGAAGAAGAGCTCAGTCGCATTCGCGCGATCCTGGAAGCCCAGGGCGAAATCGAAGGCGACCTCCGCAAGCGCATTCAGATGGACATCAAACGTTTGATGGACATCGGCGCTTATCGCGGTCTGCGGCATCGCCGTGGCCTGCCCGTTCGCGGACAACGCACGCACACGAACGCGCGCACGCGCAAAGGCCCGCGACGCGCAACCGTCGCCAAGAAAAAGGCACCAGGTAAGAAGTAA
- the rpsK gene encoding 30S ribosomal protein S11, which yields MAKASAGGKKKVFRKKEKKNIPSGIVYIAATFNNTMISITDLEGNLVAQSSSGARGFRGSRKGTPFAAQQAAYEAAKKAMEAGMQQCEVRVKGPGGGRESAIRAINNAGIRVMAIRDTTPIPHNGCRPPKRRRV from the coding sequence ATGGCAAAAGCATCAGCCGGCGGCAAAAAGAAAGTCTTTCGCAAGAAAGAGAAGAAGAACATTCCTTCCGGGATCGTTTATATCGCGGCCACGTTCAACAACACGATGATCTCGATTACCGATCTCGAAGGGAACCTGGTGGCGCAGTCGTCTTCCGGCGCGCGCGGCTTTCGGGGCTCGCGCAAGGGAACGCCATTCGCAGCCCAGCAAGCAGCTTATGAAGCGGCTAAAAAAGCCATGGAAGCCGGCATGCAGCAGTGCGAAGTCCGCGTCAAAGGGCCGGGCGGTGGTCGCGAGTCCGCGATTCGCGCCATCAACAACGCGGGCATTCGCGTGATGGCGATTCGGGACACGACGCCGATTCCGCATAACGGATGTAGACCGCCGAAACGGCGGAGAGTGTAG
- the rpsD gene encoding 30S ribosomal protein S4, whose product MARYRDAVCRLCRREGAKLFLKGDRCYKPSCPIEKRGTQPPGQHGNSMRRGKALAGYGQQLREKQKVKRIYFILEGQFRNYFERAARMKGITGENLLFLLERRLDNAIYRAGFSTSRRQARQLVNHGHVLVNDRKVDIPSYQVKPGDSLTIKDASRKNPHVEGAWQTAAGRGRPSWVSAGGGDMAATVTGLPTRDDIDRSINEQLIVELYSK is encoded by the coding sequence TTGGCTAGGTATCGAGATGCGGTGTGCCGTTTGTGCCGCCGCGAAGGCGCAAAACTTTTCCTCAAGGGCGACCGTTGCTACAAACCATCTTGTCCGATTGAAAAGCGGGGCACTCAGCCTCCCGGACAACACGGCAATTCCATGCGACGCGGTAAAGCTCTGGCAGGTTACGGCCAGCAGCTGCGCGAAAAGCAGAAGGTTAAAAGAATTTATTTCATCCTCGAAGGGCAGTTTCGAAATTATTTCGAACGCGCCGCGCGCATGAAAGGCATCACCGGCGAGAACCTGTTGTTCTTGCTGGAGCGACGTCTGGACAACGCAATCTATCGCGCCGGCTTTTCGACGTCGCGACGTCAGGCGCGGCAGCTCGTGAACCACGGGCACGTGCTGGTCAACGACCGCAAGGTGGACATTCCTTCGTACCAGGTGAAGCCCGGCGATTCGCTGACGATCAAGGACGCGAGCCGCAAGAACCCGCACGTCGAAGGCGCGTGGCAAACGGCCGCAGGTCGTGGTCGCCCGTCGTGGGTTTCCGCCGGGGGCGGAGACATGGCGGCGACGGTGACCGGTCTGCCGACCCGCGACGACATCGATCGCTCGATCAACGAGCAACTGATTGTGGAGCTTTATAGCAAGTAG
- a CDS encoding DNA-directed RNA polymerase subunit alpha, which yields MDQNNLWTGFQMPRRLAADGDTLTERYGRFSAQPFERGFGTTVGNSLRRALLSSIEGSAITAVKIEGVEHEFSSIKGTVEDATDVILNLKQVPFKLHGNEPKTLTISKNGPGEVTAGDIEGDADIEILDPTLHIATLSAGGSLNIEMRLKRGRGYVSADRNFDEDLSLGYIPIDSVHTPVKKVNYSVDAARLGQNTEYDKLTIEVWTDGSVKPDDAIGLAAKLIKDHMAIFINFEEDMEDYSYQQAERAPLPRNDQLDRSVDELELSVRSYNCLKNAGIKSIRDLVQRSEREMLATKNFGKKSLGEIRDILRSMGLDFGMQFDEQGNPIPGTGDGELTLEGEGGDDEDGEDEFETAVQ from the coding sequence ATGGATCAAAATAATCTTTGGACAGGTTTTCAGATGCCGCGACGTTTGGCGGCAGACGGCGACACACTGACGGAACGTTACGGCCGGTTTTCGGCGCAACCGTTTGAGCGCGGTTTCGGCACGACGGTCGGCAATTCGCTGCGCCGCGCGCTGCTTTCTTCAATCGAAGGATCGGCGATTACGGCCGTGAAGATCGAAGGCGTTGAGCACGAATTTTCGTCGATTAAGGGCACGGTTGAAGATGCGACGGACGTCATCCTGAATTTGAAGCAGGTGCCGTTCAAGCTGCACGGCAACGAGCCGAAGACGCTCACGATTTCCAAGAATGGGCCCGGCGAAGTTACTGCCGGCGACATTGAGGGCGACGCGGACATCGAGATTCTCGATCCGACCTTGCACATCGCCACCCTGAGCGCCGGCGGATCGTTGAACATCGAGATGCGCCTGAAGCGTGGCCGCGGTTACGTGTCGGCGGATCGCAACTTCGACGAAGATCTCTCGCTCGGTTACATCCCGATCGATTCGGTGCACACGCCGGTCAAAAAAGTGAACTACTCGGTTGATGCCGCCCGTCTCGGGCAGAACACCGAATACGACAAGCTCACGATTGAAGTGTGGACTGACGGTTCGGTGAAACCCGACGACGCGATTGGGCTGGCGGCAAAGTTAATTAAGGATCACATGGCGATCTTTATTAACTTTGAAGAGGACATGGAGGACTACAGCTATCAGCAAGCCGAGCGCGCGCCCTTGCCGCGCAACGATCAACTCGATCGCTCGGTGGATGAGCTGGAGCTGTCGGTGCGCTCTTACAATTGTTTGAAGAACGCCGGCATCAAATCGATTCGCGATCTGGTGCAGCGTTCTGAGCGCGAGATGCTGGCTACGAAAAATTTTGGCAAGAAGTCGCTGGGCGAAATTCGCGACATTCTCCGCAGCATGGGCCTGGATTTCGGAATGCAGTTTGACGAGCAGGGCAATCCGATTCCCGGCACAGGCGACGGTGAACTGACCCTCGAAGGCGAAGGCGGCGACGACGAAGACGGCGAAGACGAATTTGAAACGGCAGTGCAGTAG
- the accB gene encoding acetyl-CoA carboxylase biotin carboxyl carrier protein, whose translation MNDQESQQPSGEPSTDPRAERQRDRDRGRRRHRPLPKHLEASINMDELRELIGLINENALTDFELQREGFHVKIGRNLYPPSPAIPSVPPVAEHHAIPAAPPSAVHGVPHAGPPHPGAQAEEAASEDQGLHIITSPIVGTFYRSPSPTAESFVRIGSNVEPETVVCIIEAMKLMNEIQAEASGEVAKIYVENGQAVEYGQPLFGIKQG comes from the coding sequence ATGAACGATCAGGAAAGCCAGCAACCTTCAGGTGAACCATCGACCGATCCGCGGGCTGAGCGCCAGCGCGATCGTGATCGCGGTCGGCGCCGGCATCGTCCGTTGCCGAAGCATCTGGAAGCTTCCATTAACATGGACGAGTTGCGCGAATTGATCGGCCTGATCAATGAAAACGCGTTAACCGACTTCGAACTTCAACGTGAAGGGTTCCACGTAAAGATTGGCCGGAACCTGTATCCCCCGTCACCAGCCATCCCTTCCGTTCCGCCGGTCGCGGAACATCACGCGATTCCGGCCGCTCCACCCAGCGCCGTGCACGGTGTGCCGCATGCAGGTCCGCCACATCCGGGAGCGCAGGCCGAAGAGGCTGCATCAGAAGATCAAGGACTGCACATCATAACTTCTCCTATCGTCGGAACTTTTTATCGCTCGCCCTCGCCCACGGCCGAGAGCTTCGTGCGCATCGGCAGCAACGTGGAGCCCGAGACTGTCGTCTGCATCATTGAAGCCATGAAGCTGATGAATGAAATTCAGGCTGAGGCCTCTGGCGAAGTCGCGAAAATCTATGTCGAGAACGGTCAGGCTGTTG